A single region of the Anoplolepis gracilipes chromosome 1, ASM4749672v1, whole genome shotgun sequence genome encodes:
- the LOC140676329 gene encoding uncharacterized protein, whose protein sequence is MRILFLTLLAGLLALAVCEEKQFAQTKKITPSENAENTEKKQDKRGLSHIEGDFGGHEGGYGGGDYGGGDYGGGDYGGGGGFIGTHGISGGDIGGHDGGYGDGGGYGGGYGGGYGGGYGGGGGGGGGGDDGGKIKQITIVKTEKVPYPVEKKVHYPVEKEVPYPVKVPVPQPYPIEKKIPVPVKVFVKVPIPIPQPYPVEKKVPYPVHIPVERPVPYKVYVPQPYPVEKKIPYPVKVPVPQPFPVEKPVPYKVKVPVHVPQPFPVEKPVPYPVTVPVERPYPVHVIKPYPVPVEKPVPVPVEKKVPYPVKVHVERPVAVPVEKPVPVHVKVPVPAPYPVEKPVPVPVEKPVPYAVKVPYDRPVPVHVTKPVAVTVPKAVPYPVKVPVAVPVHDHGFSGGDYGHSFGGHSGY, encoded by the exons ATGAGAATTTTG TTTCTCACGCTATTAGCGGGGCTGCTGGCCTTGGCCGTGTGCGAGGAGAAGCAGTTCGCTCAGACTAAGAAGATTACGCCAAGCGAAAATGCCGAAAACACAGAGAAGAAACAGGATAAGCGTGGATTGAGTCATATCGAGGGAGATTTTGGGGGACACGAGGGCGGTTACGGCGGGGGTGATTACGGCGGCGGTGATTACGGTGGCGGTGATTACGGCGGCGGGGGCGGTTTCATCGGTACTCACGGAATCAGCGGTGGTGATATTGGCGGTCACGATGGCGGATACGGTGACGGAGGCGGATACGGTGGCGGATACGGTGGCGGATACGGTGGCGGATACGGTGGCGGAGGCGGAGGCGGAGGAGGAGGCGACGACGGCGGCAAAATCAAACAGATCACGATTGTGAAGACCGAAAAGGTACCCTATCCAGTTGAGAAGAAGGTTCATTATCCGGTGGAAAAGGAAGTACCATACCCTGTTAAAGTACCGGTACCGCAGCCATATCCCATCGAGAAGAAGATACCAGTACCGGTAAAGGTATTCGTGAAGGTGCCGATTCCCATACCGCAACCATATCCGGTCGAAAAGAAGGTGCCCTATCCTGTACACATACCGGTAGAGAGACCAGTGCCCTACAAAGTATACGTGCCCCAGCCGTATCCGGTAGAGAAGAAAATACCGTATCCCGTGAAGGTACCAGTGCCGCAGCCATTCCCGGTAGAAAAGCCTGTACCGTATAAAGTAAAGGTCCCGGTACATGTGCCGCAACCCTTCCCCGTGGAAAAGCCGGTACCCTATCCGGTGACAGTGCCTGTCGAACGACCGTATCCAGTACATGTAATTAAACCGTATCCGGTCCCCGTCGAGAAGCCGGTGCCTGTTCCGGTAGAAAAGAAGGTACCTTACCCGGTCAAAGTGCACGTAGAGCGACCGGTGGCTGTACCTGTAGAAAAACCTGTGCCTGTTCACGTTAAGGTACCGGTACCGGCGCCATATCCGGTGGAAAAACCGGTACCAGTCCCGGTCGAGAAGCCTGTGCCCTACGCCGTAAAAGTGCCTTACGACCGACCCGTTCCGGTTCACGTAACGAAGCCCGTGGCTGTGACGGTGCCCAAAGCGGTTCCGTACCCTGTAAAAGTGCCGGTGGCGGTACCAGTGCATGACCACGGTTTTTCCGGGGGTGATTATGGACACAGCTTCGGGGGACATTCGGgatattag
- the LOC140668416 gene encoding uncharacterized protein has product MRQAEHRMLLLSLFVAMVSTSSIHGNFDKYVYKYDNLSAAQQKYQLMPFHIRHNRVNIAEGNIHKNNMNVHKFKLNQAKDNKFSESQVVYFKDGLKDEYDLPKNYGHESNSRGGEQNIHNNEVLDHHQHENAHKTVMIIKKIAVPYPVEKTIPYPVIKKISYPIKVPVPQPYAIEQKIPYPVKVLVRVPFKIPRPVPIIKKIPYPIKVPVDHPVPVKVYIPKPYPIEKKIHYEVPIPVPDLFPIERKIPVPVTVPVHVPYPVEKIVHYPMKIAVDKPIPVPVPRPYPIPIAKPVPYPVEKPILVPVKVHMERSVPVPVDKPMLVKVKVPVPAPYPIEKKVPYFVKKFVPVPVKVPVQRPIPIEMNKAVEYHIEKLVPYPVKIPAAVPIDGQVEHRGAWDTKPKEYSHS; this is encoded by the exons ATGAGACAAGCG GAACATAGGATGCTTTTATTATCACTTTTTGTGGCTATGGTGTCAACTTCTTCAATTCACGGCAACtttgataaatatgtatataagtacgATAATCTTTCTGCAGCACAACAAAAGTATCAACTTATGCCTTTTCATATAAGACATAATAGGGTCAATATTGCAGAAGGGAACATTCATAAAAACAATATGAACGTACACAAGTTCAAATTAAATCAGGCAAAAGATAACAAAT tttCAGAATCTCAAGTTGTATACTTTAAAGATGGACTTAAAGACGAGTACGATTTGCCAAAAAATTATGGTCATGAATCGAATAGCAGGGGAGGTGAACAAAACATACACAATAATGAAGTATTAGATCATCATCAGCACGAGAACGCGCATAAAACCGTAatgattataaagaaaatcgcAGTGCCGTATCCCGTAGAGAAAACTATCCCATATCcggtgattaaaaaaatatcgtatcCAATTAAAGTGCCCGTTCCACAGCCGTATGCGATTGAACAGAAAATACCTTATCCCGTGAAGGTCCTTGTCAGAGTCCCCTTTAAAATTCCGCGACCGGTACCGATTATCAAAAAGATCCCGTATCCGATTAAGGTTCCAGTGGATCATCCCGTCCCAGTCAAGGTATACATACCAAAACCGTATCCCAtcgaaaaaaagatacattacGAAGTACCGATTCCGGTACCCGATCTATTTCCCATAGAACGGAAGATACCGGTACCGGTGACGGTACCAGTACACGTACCATACCCAGTCGAAAAAATCGTTCATTATCCTATGAAAATCGCGGTAGATAAACCGATACCGGTTCCAGTACCAAGGCCATATCCGATACCGATCGCGAAGCCAGTCCCATATCCTGTCGAAAAACCGATTCTTGTACCCGTCAAAGTGCATATGGAGAGGTCGGTACCAGTCCCGGTGGACAAGCCGATGTTGGTCAAGGTAAAGGTTCCCGTACCAGCACCGTATCCAATCGAAAAGAAGGTaccatattttgtaaaaaaattcgtaCCTGTACCAGTAAAGGTACCAGTGCAGAGACCTATACCGATTGAGATGAACAAAGCGGTCGAGTATCACATCGAAAAACTTGTTCCTTATCCAGTTAAGATACCAGCCGCGGTGCCAATAGATGGACAGGTAGAACATAGGGGTGCATGGGATACTAAACCTAAAGAGTATAGccattcatga
- the LOC140668400 gene encoding uncharacterized protein: protein MRHQRQCFIAFLYFSIALTSSASRRKELERAAELAVEKAAERAAERAVEKDLDNGNITTESKIVRESYSSVRKDPQKEKKKDDNYDRYKPVNEEEESEEDTDDWSPYSRSTRFVPQDIKDKDFRAWFSKIDFRNMSDIKRRFARSKESFKDLSWDKLNEKVMIVERKVPVSVTIQKKIPYPIYEHVPYEIKVHVSQPYTVEKKVPHPVKVYVNVPVEVPESYYVKKQVPYAAKVDNPVPYKVEILVPQPYTIEKRIPVEVKIPVPQPYTVDKPIPYKVKVPVKVPTPYEVEKKVTAPVKVTVNRPYPVSVPKAYPVEITRPHLVEVPKPDPVRIQIPVEKPNSVPVERPVPVAVKVPNPLSYIVEKTVPIEIIKPYSVPIKVPVDKPYEVYRTNPLLVPVKKPFPYVVQVPVPVKLGSKNEGDTKNEEVLIESENTDNEWQRSQSLDNE, encoded by the exons ATGAGACATCAG CGGCAGTGTTTTATAGCATTTCTGTATTTCAGTATCGCTCTTACATCATCGGCTAGTCGCAGAAAGGAACTCGAAAGGGCCGCGGAACTCGCCGTGGAAAAAGCAGCCGAAAGGGCAGCCGAGAGGGCAGTGGAGAAGGACCTCGACAATGGAAATATCACTACGGAATCCAAGATTGTCCGCGAGTCCTATTCCAGTGTCAGGAAAGATCcgcagaaagagaaaaaaaaagatgacaaTTATGACAGATACAAACCAGTGAATGAGGAAGAAGAGTCAGAGGAAGATACGGACGATTGGAGCCCATATTCACGAAGTACAAGATTCGTCCCTCAAGATATAAAAGACAAAGACTTTCGTGCATGGTTTAGCAAGATCGATTTCAGAAACATGTCAGATATTAAAAGAAGATTTGCGAGAAGCAAAGAGTCCTTTAAGGATCTCAGTTGGGATAAATTGAACGAAAAAGTTATGATTGTGGAGAGGAAGGTACCGGTATCCGTAACAATCCAAAAGAAGATTCCGTATCCGATCTACGAGCATGTTCCGTACGAGATTAAAGTACATGTATCACAGCCTTACACAGTCGAGAAAAAGGTGCCTCATCCGGTGAAAGTCTACGTAAACGTACCCGTCGAGGTGCCAGAGTCTTATTACGTCAAGAAGCAAGTTCCTTATGCGGCAAAGGTTGACAATCCTGTGCCATATAAAGTTGAAATACTTGTGCCGCAGCCATACACGATTGAGAAAAGGATTCCGGTTGAAGTGAAGATACCGGTACCGCAGCCATATACTGTCGACAAGCCTATACCTTACAAGGTCAAGGTACCGGTCAAGGTACCGACCCCGTATGAGGTTGAGAAGAAAGTAACGGCACCGGTGAAGGTCACCGTTAACCGACCATATCCGGTATCAGTGCCGAAAGCATATCCTGTAGAGATTACTAGACCGCATCTGGTGGAAGTGCCTAAACCAGATCCGGTAAGAATCCAAATACCTGTAGAAAAACCGAATTCAGTGCCAGTAGAAAGGCCAGTTCCGGTAGCCGTCAAAGTTCCAAATCCTCTATCGTACATCGTGGAGAAAACCGTACCGATAGAGATAATAAAACCTTATTCTGTTCCAATCAAAGTACCTGTGGACAAACCTTACGAGGTGTACAGGACGAATCCATTACTCGTTCCGGTGAAGAAGCCCTTTCCCTATGTCGTACAAGTACCGGTTCCCGTCAAGCTTGGTTCGAAGAATGAAGGTGATACTAAGAACGAGGAAGTCCTGATAGAAAGCGAAAACACTGACAATGAATGGCAGCGATCGCAATCATTAGATAACGAATAA